From one Cyprinus carpio isolate SPL01 chromosome B3, ASM1834038v1, whole genome shotgun sequence genomic stretch:
- the LOC122134522 gene encoding transmembrane emp24 domain-containing protein 1-like has protein sequence MVQVAYKDVKVFCIDGIWLRRPASNDLAVRANVPSSSHVTETAAMEVELQKYQVIAGSGLDVGFTLISPHGYRLVSDFRKSDGIHTVDPTEEGDYRICFDNSFSHISEKMVYVEVIVDGPEEDDENDEDWAALAEPEDLLEYKLEDIRDTMDAVHKNLERSRQLQTTLRAFEARDRYLLEDNLWRVSFWSSVSLLVMVSVALTQIYTLRRLFSDKHRVCT, from the exons ATGGTCCAAGTGGCATATAAAGATGTGAAAGTATTTTGCATAGACGGTATATGGCTCAG ACGCCCAGCATCAAATGACCTCGCTGTCCGAGCCAACGTGCCTTCCAGCAGCCACGTCACTG AAACGGCAGCCATGGAAGTGGAGTTACAAAAGTACCAG GTCATTGCAGGCTCAGGGCTGGACGTCGGCTTCACTCTGATCTCCCCGCACGGATACAGATTGGTCTCCGACTTCAGAAAATCAGATGGCATACACAC GGTGGACCCCACTGAGGAGGGCGACTACAGGATTTGCTTTGACAACAGCTTCAGCCATATTTCAGAGAAGATGGTGTACGTGGAGGTGATCGTGGATGGACCAGAGGAGGACGATGAGAATGATGAAGACTGGGCTGCTCTGGCTGAACCAGAGGACTTGCTGGAGTACAAACTGGAGGATATCAGGG ACACAATGGATGCTGTGCACAAGAACCTGGAGCGAAGTCGTCAGCTACAGACGACGCTGCGGGCGTTCGAGGCTCGTGACCGTTACCTGCTGGAGGATAACCTGTGGCGGGTTTCCTTCTGGTCCAGTGTCAGTCTGCTGGTCATGGTCAGCGTGGCCCTCACCCAGATCTACACGTTACGAAGATTATTCAGTGACAAACACAGAGTTTGTACATAG